A region of Amyelois transitella isolate CPQ chromosome 19, ilAmyTran1.1, whole genome shotgun sequence DNA encodes the following proteins:
- the LOC106137257 gene encoding NADH dehydrogenase [ubiquinone] iron-sulfur protein 5, translating into MAQTISPFIRSPFTDITGGLVSHQLLDRCAKQEMAFMDCLEAYGLDRGLKKCQALFEDFHECQTYCKQLKRFTAMRRERDRQIACGKLCNDNKYVSPRIDSY; encoded by the exons ATGGCTCAAACAATCTCGCCTTTTATACGGTCGCCGTTCACGGATATCACCGGTGGCCTGGTGTCCCATCAACTTCTAGATCGCTGCGCGAAACAAGAGATGGCTTTCATGGACTGCCTCGAGGCTTACGGCCTGGACCGCGGTCTGAAGAAGTGCCAGGCCCTATTCGAGGATTTCCATGAGTGCCAAACTTACTGCAAGCAGTTGAAGCGTTTCACA GCCATGCGTCGGGAACGCGACCGTCAGATCGCCTGCGGCAAGCTGTGCAATGATAACAAGTATGTGTCACCGAGAATCGACAGTTACTAG